The Mytilus edulis chromosome 12, xbMytEdul2.2, whole genome shotgun sequence genome contains a region encoding:
- the LOC139497660 gene encoding uncharacterized protein produces MDPNDTKRLLEDTSKNTLEANIEPKTLDVLNKILNTLLSMNNRIAKIETEVEKIEDVRQQLSSVVQRMDQAEHSLAELQQHNKEMENSFEGMGQVVEKVLEKCDLNRNDIEKIEENTMQEKSIIMELQETVLDLKCRSMKNNLVFNGLTYQPSEDCEAKLQNFINRQLGIEYMVTLGNVHRFGKYGRNGACPIVARFVYRKELEHVLKQAYRLKNTNFGINEQFPPEIEIRRRKLYPILKNEKSLGKQARLVRDKLYINGLLYNPENININPADNDREINNQRAPSTPQHREAANSPPIPPRSKRTRTESDTAEKSR; encoded by the coding sequence ATGGATCCAAATGATACAAAACGCTTATTAGAAGATACTAGTAAAAACACGTTGGAAGCAAACATAGAACCAAAAACTTTGGATGTTCTGAATAAGATTTTAAATACTTTGCTATCAATGAACAACAGAATAGCAAAAATTGAAACAGAGGTCGAAAAAATTGAAGATGTTAGACAACAGTTATCATCAGTTGTCCAACGTATGGATCAAGCAGAACATAGTCTGGCCGAATTACAGCAACATAACAAAGAAATGGAAAACAGCTTTGAAGGCATGGGTCAAGTTGTTGAAAAAGTTTTGGAAAAATGTGACTTAAATAGAAATGATATTGAAAAGATTGAGGAAAACACGATGCAGGAAAAATCAATCATCATGGAACTGCAGGAAACCGTCCTAGACTTGAAATGCCGTAGCATGAAAAACAACTTGGTATTCAACGGTCTAACGTATCAACCATCTGAGGACTGTGAggcaaaattacaaaattttattaatAGACAATTAGGAATAGAATACATGGTTACATTAGGAAATGTTCACAGATTCGGTAAATATGGTAGAAATGGAGCATGCCCGATTGTTGCGAGATTCGTTTATAGAAAGGAATTGGAACATGTTCTGAAACAAGCATATCGTCTTAAAAATACAAACTTCGGTATCAACGAGCAATTCCCTCCAGAGATAGAAATAAGGCGCCGCAAACTGTACCCGatcttgaaaaatgaaaaaagtttagGGAAGCAAGCGAGACTGGTTCGCGACAAACTATATATCAATGGTCTGCTGTACAATCCCGAAAACATCAATATCAATCCAGCAGATaatgacagagaaattaacaATCAACGAGCTCCTAGTACGCCACAACATAGAGAAGCAGCAAACAGTCCACCAATACCACCACGATCAAAAAGAACCCGTACTGAATCGGATACTGCCGAAAAATCAAGATAG
- the LOC139497661 gene encoding nuA4 complex subunit EAF3 homolog translates to MATIEQRKYIGPYKIIQYKGKDNFVLWNNEQSKTVGPHNQKNFKLWISNPESENNDNTGDDEQDDQTGDDQTGNSTQQDEEDVDCEDAGGKDIDDSVFLTQNTFMEENDETTDDNAVTSNFNLSQSSINSESEVERQVERKSRKERKRKRRDSSIYEYR, encoded by the coding sequence ATGGCTACTATAGAACAGAGGAAATATATTGGTCCATACAAAATAATACAGTACAAAGGCAAAGATAACTTTGTTCTTTGGAACAATGAACAGTCTAAGACAGTCGGTCCTCACAACCAGAAGAATTTTAAACTTTGGATAAGTAATCCAGAAAGCGAAAATAACGATAACACCGGAGATGATGAACAGGATGACCAGACTGGTGATGACCAGACTGGTAACAGTACACAACAGGATGAGGAGGATGTGGATTGTGAAGATGCCGGAGGGAAGGATATAGATGACAGTGTGTTTCTGACCCAGAACACATTCATGGAGGAAAATGATGAAACAACAGATGATAATGCAGTTACAAGTAATTTTAATTTGTCACAATCCAGTATAAATTCAGAATCCGAAGTTGAACGTCAAGTAGAAAGGAAATCACGAAAAGAAAGGAAACGAAAAAGACGTGATTCCAGTATTTATGAATACCGGTAA